The DNA segment TCGAAGTGGCTCGTCACAGCTGCTCCTTTCCCACCAACAAACACCCAGTTATCTCTGAAGCCCAGCGACTGGATCATAGAACTTCCCAGTTGAGTGATCAGCGTCCTCCCTTCGTCATTTAAcctgttacacacaaacacgtgttcAGCCACAGAACACCAGCACATCCCGCTCACATGTTTCCCCTCCTCTGAAGTTCCAGCTTCTAACATGAGaatatttattagttttctGATTTGGTTGGTGAGGGTGAAAATCACATCTCTGAACTGCAATGGACATGTTTTTGTACTGTTGTAGAAAAGGTTGCATCCCAAGTGTTTTCTGTGAGTTTGCAGAAGAGAATGAGAGTAAACagtgtcaaaggtcacagtgccCTCACATTACTGagaatgcaacatgtcaggaagTGGTGGAGGGACAGAACCTGCTCCGTTGACAGAGGCTCAACCTCGGGGACCTGACTGTCATTTCTTTAAGAAAACGTTTCTCTGATGGCAGCAGATTCAGAAGAtgagaataaagaaacatttactttgacGCAGGATCGTCAAAAGACGCCATCAGCACAATGGTGCCCGTCTCAATGCTGCTCAGGAACTCGAGGAGCTCTTTCAcgtctgcaacacaaacacagagtccaTGTGTTTATCGGCTCAAACCATCCGACCACACAGAACCACGCAGTCGTTAGAAAACTCTCAATGACTCATCAGATGTTACTCACCCCCGCTGTACATGTCAAAGTTACCCGTCTTCACGACTTCTCCGGTTTTACCTGTTAAAGAAGAAGAGTGATGaataaacctgcagcttcatcattcagaataaataaatcatctggAGGTGATGCAGTGGTCCAACACTCACCATTTATTATAACTATGTTTATTCCTAATCCAGCATTATTCATCACTGTCCCAAGAACCCTGAGGAAAGTTTGAAACATCAAATATCAATAACAGCCGACGAGTGCGGCAGGAAGAGACGACCAGAAGTCACCAGAGGTTTGGAACACGTCCACGAACCAGGACATAAGGTTCTCAACAGCTTCTGCAACGTTCACTGAATTAAATATTATCTTAAAAAGAGTTAGAGTAGAAAATACTTCACTTTATGTCTCACTCTTATCCTGTAAAATCCTC comes from the Hippoglossus stenolepis isolate QCI-W04-F060 chromosome 5, HSTE1.2, whole genome shotgun sequence genome and includes:
- the zgc:101783 gene encoding protein FAM3C isoform X2, whose protein sequence is MFAVRGGKTKMARRSQKNEFQQVLSKSFDKSSQNSSANSCPMPGNCPEKHFSFYIQSGAANAAAPKICFQAQMVLGTVMNNAGLGINIVIINGKTGEVVKTGNFDMYSGDVKELLEFLSSIETGTIVLMASFDDPASKLNDEGRTLITQLGSSMIQSLGFRDNWVFVGGKGAAVTSHFEKFKKNDAAVNRYEAWPELIGLEGCIPSFPE